The nucleotide window tttaattttttaccGTCCAATTTAGACAAATGGGATTGccgttgttgtttttttccaaatGCTACTATTTCCCCATCCCTCTTAAATCGTAATGTCCTAGCTCTTATAAGACCATCTcatatctttattcttttttcagtattttttaatctccaatattttatattttgatttataaCACATAAGGAACACATAAGTCATCTTGTTCTAGATAGTCAGTGCTTTGAAATGACagcctagccgggcggtggtggcgcacgcctgtaatcccagcacttgggaggcagaggcaggttggtctctgtgagttcgaggccagcctggtctacagagctagtctaggacaggcttcaaagctacagagaaaccctgtatgggGCCCTTAGATATTGTCAATTGAAGGGACCATTGTACCTATTTTAATGGAGTTACTCTTAACTGCCAGTGTTTGGAAGGTACTGTTGCCTTTAGTGTGTGTACTGCCACCAGAATATACTTCTGGAGTTACTCTTAACTGCCAGTGTTTGGAAGGTACTGTTGCCTTTAGTGTGTGTACTGCCACCAGAATATACTTGCATATTgtcttaggatataaaatagaaacCCAAAACAAAGCCACACTTGTAAGCCTGTagccagcactctggaagctgaggcaggaggattatggtGAGGTTGgggcagcctgggttatatgGAGAAACACTCtcaaactgaaacaaaaccagAGGATGGAGAAGTGTGTTTTTCACTTGGAATAACATGTGCATCTGTTTGTAGGTGTAAGCATTTTCTAAGTAGGTTgtccaaaaaatatttttacaattatttttttcttgaaaggagTCCAAAACTACCTACCTGGAAgacctcccacccctgcctgagTACGAGTTGAGCCAGTCCAAGTTAGGACAGGAGGTGGATGATGTTTACCTCATTCGCGCTCAGGGACTGCCTTGGTCCTGCACTGTGGAAGATGTTCTTAACTTTTTCTCAGGTATATCTTACATGTGTTTTAAGTAAGCAGTTTGGTCTGAGTGGAAGTCATATAAAATCCAAGTCTAGATGCTCTGGAGGCAGCCCTGAGGGTGAGGAATGGTCCCTATTCTGGCTGATTCCCCATTCACACCATGTACCACCGTGGGCACCATATGTAGATATGAAGACTGAATATAACAAAAGTAAGTAATGTTAAAATTATGAAGTGTGAAATCAGTTAGCACTCAAGTTTTACTGTGTGTGTAACTGTGCCCACGGGGATCTGTAGTAGAGTTTAGAAGACCCGTGCCGTGTTCTCTTATTATGTTTGGGAAATTTCCCAGTTGTGGTCAGTTTTTATTACCGCTCTGATGGTGATTTTAAGTTTTCCTCTTAAACTGAACGTATCAACTACTGTAAACTCGATGGCGTCATGTGGGTCAGACATTCTAGAAGTCACTCACTGCGTATGTTTTGGGGTTACATAATAAGAAATGGACAgtatggggttggagatttagctcatcggtagagcgcttgcctagcaagtgtaaggccctgggtttggtcctcagctctggttaaaaaaaaaaaagaaaatatatggaCAGTATAAAGTTGCCTTTTGGGataaggaaaagggggaaaagttAGATTATTGTAGTGATTATTTTTGCAGGAAGTACTTTATGGATCTATCTTTAAAGGAAGATAATTAGGAATAAACCTGAGCTGCCATTTAATGGTTGGGCAGCAGTGAGCTTCTGAGcttggtttgcttttcttttttaatccctGCCCCCCAGGGTCTacctatatagccctggctgtgttAAAAgtcactttttagaccaggctggcctcagagtcagagatccacctgcctctgccttccaagctgggattaaaggcatgcaccacttaTCTTTTCTGCTCAGAACAGACATTTTTAGACTCTGCCACCACCTTTGGCATTTGGATGGTTTCAGTGGGTTTAAGAGTCTGGGAGCGGAGTGTTTGAAGGAGGGGAACTGATAGAGTATGTTGTACGAAAAGATTACAAGAATTCGGTGGGCATTTTTGGTTCCTGCATTGTTGGAAAATTGCATTTTAGTGGTATGTAAAATTGAGACAAAACTTTGATTTCTACTTTTAAGTGACTGTTAATCATGTATTTTTAGACTGCAGGATCCGCAACAGTGAGAATGGAATCCATTTCCTCTTAAATAGAGATGGGAAGCGGAGGGGCGACGCCTTAATCGAGATGGAGTCGGAGCAGGATGTGCAGAAGGCCTTAGAAAAGCACCGGATGTACATGGGGCAGCGCTACGTGGAAGGTGTGTGGCCCAGGTGAACTCTGAGATCTTTAACAGTGATACACTAGTGAAATGTTACATCTTTATTAGCTTACTAAGAACTAAGTTTCATTAGCATTTTTTCAAACAATGTGTCAGGCACTATTTTACAGCTTGTGAAAGTGaagcgcgcgcgcgtgcgtgcgtgtgtatgtgtgtgtgtgtgtgtgtatatctgtatctGTGTGGAATGTATATGTGAATGCTGGCACCTGAGCGTGTCAGATCCCTTTACAGCTGGAGTTAGTggaaggttgtgagctacctgctggggttgctgggaaccaaactgggtcCTCTTGGAAGAAAAGTGTGTGCCTCTagttgctgagctatctcttcagctctgctttctctctctctctctcttttttttaaaggtagtttttttgattctttgtgtatgtgtgataggGTCCACATGGGGATACCAGAGAACAGCTGTAGGAAGTTGATTCTCCCCTTCCATTGTGGATTCTATTCAGCACTTGGAACTGCTGAACCCTCTCCTTGGCTCAATCTCAGTTTTTAAATCTAAAGTATTGCCCAAGTTTATCTTAAAGTTGTGAGGATTAAATAGGTTATAACTGGAACACAGTAAATATTCAATTAATGTTACTTGTTATATTCTTGACAGATTAAATTCATAAGGATTAAAACAGTGTTTGAATTTAAGTAGCAgtgtaatttgatttttttttttaagttgggttTCCTTTGTTGTATAAGTTTTGAATacatttttgtgcttttttttttttttttttttttttttgtagtatacGAGATAAACAATGAAGATGTGGATGCCTTAATGAAGAGCCTGCAGGTCAAATCTTCACCTGTGGTAAATGATGGTGTGGTTCGCTTGAGAGGACTTCCTTATAGTTGCAATGAGAAAGACATTGTCGACTTCTTTGCAGGTGCTTGGCAGTTACGGCGTGTTTGGACTTCGTTCTCTTTCCCATCCCCAGTCTTCCTTTTGTACCTTGGATGTGCTTCAGTCTTTCAGACAGATCTTTGGGGCATGTCAACTTTCAGAATAGTTCCAtgacatttgtttaactatgaagAAACTGTTTTCTTAAAATAGTGGTCATATTTGTCCAAGACAATAATAATTTACATGACTTAAAAGCAtctgggctggagatgtagctcagttggtagagtgcttgcctagcattcaaaAAGCTTTGTATTAGATCCTAGTACCACATaacctgggtatggtggtacacacctataatcccaacaccaggaagaggaagaaaaagtatTATCTAACTTCTAGCTGCAAAATAGGCCTGTCAGTAACTCTGCTTGTTTAAATACTGTCTCCTAAAATATAACCAGTGCACCCCCTCCCACCAAAAACAAGAATGGCTGAGAAAAAACTTTGAGGAAGATACAAGTGTATATCTTTGTAACATTCTCAAGGCTTCAGACATACTATgaagccaaggctgaccttgacttTGTATCTGCCTGTCAGCCTGACAAGGGCTGGGGTTCTAGTTACATAATGGTTGTTTGTCCTTGAGCTTGTACGGCTTTGAAGTTGGCAAATAGTATCTAAATTTTATTAGCGTGTGAATAAACTTGTTAGGTCTACTGGAGAAAGCTGTTGTGGGCAGCACTGACCTGTAAATTCTGTATCCTAGGACTGAACATAGTAGACATTACTTTCGTGATGGACtatagaggaagaaggaaaacaggGGAAGCCTATGTGCAGTTTGAAGAACCAGAGATGGCCAACCAAGCGCTCTTGAAGCACAGGGAGGAAATTGGTAACAGGTGAGAGAAACAGCTGTCAGAGGAGCTGTCAGTCCTTTGGACGAGTGCATTGTACTGTGGCTGTCAGATTGTCCAAACCTGGAAAACAAGGGGACCCTGGTGAGCCAGGAAATGCTCAACACTCGGATGAATTCCTTTGATAATGTTGAGTGGGAGGTCTAAGTGACAGGCAGTCCTTAAAATCCCAGTGTTCCctttgtttgcttctgtttttcaagacaggctttctttgtgtagctcaggctgtcctggatctcactctgtagcccaggctggcctcaaactcacagagatccacctgcctctgcctcccgagtgctgcattaaaggtgtgtgccacctctgtcAGGCAAAAACtttctgtattgtttttgtttttttagtatgTGCTTTTCATGAAGTTTTCTTTCATAATCACAGTATTATCATTTTAACAAAATTAGCATACCACTATTTTATTGTCTAATAGCTGTCCACATTCACATTTTTCCATTTGTAACAAAACATCTTTATAATTGTGTGAACCAGAATCTAAGCATTCATATAGTCCATTTGATACATCACTAATTTTATGAAACTAGAGcacatccacattttttttccagtccctctctctctctctcttttttttttttttttttttttttttttttttttttgtattttgagacagggtttctctatttctctgtgtagcccaggctgacctcgaactcagagagtgccctgcctctgtctcccgagtgttgggattaaaggtgtgggccaccacggCTGGCAGTCCCTCtggattttatgtgtgtgtatgtggtaggtGTGCTGGCCCACCCAGGCCTgcacatgtggatgctggaggcCAGGAGTTAACATtgtatcttcctcaatctctttctGCTGTATTCATTGGAGATGggtctcattgaacctggagcttggttAGCTagactggtggccagcaagcccctgggatccacctgcctccaccttcctcccctcCAGCTCTGAGGTTAAAGATGTTTCCACAgctggcttttacatggatgctgtaAGTGTAcatgaactcagatcctcatgtagGTGCAGCAAGCACTCAACCACGTGAGCCTTCTCCCTAGCCCAGTCCCtcccttttaaaaacatgatgaTCAGCTTTTTGAAGAAGTCAGTTGTCTTGTATAGTGTTTCATGTTCATATCATATTAGAATGTACATAATGAAGTAGGAGATGTGTGTTTTA belongs to Onychomys torridus chromosome 10, mOncTor1.1, whole genome shotgun sequence and includes:
- the Grsf1 gene encoding G-rich sequence factor 1 isoform X2 gives rise to the protein MESKTTYLEDLPPLPEYELSQSKLGQEVDDVYLIRAQGLPWSCTVEDVLNFFSDCRIRNSENGIHFLLNRDGKRRGDALIEMESEQDVQKALEKHRMYMGQRYVEVYEINNEDVDALMKSLQVKSSPVVNDGVVRLRGLPYSCNEKDIVDFFAGLNIVDITFVMDYRGRRKTGEAYVQFEEPEMANQALLKHREEIGNRYIEIFPSRRNEVRTHVGTHKGKKMVLSPPAKYITEPEVVFEEHEVNEDIRPMTAFESEKEIELPKEMSEKLPEAVDFGSTPSLHFVHMRGLPFQANAQDIINFFAPLKPVRITMEYSSSGKATGEADVHFDTHEDAVAAMLKDRSHVQHRYIELFLNSCPKGK